cgctttggttgaggtggagaacaatgataactgggagtggttcttgcgtcaattgagaacaagggtattaccggctgaaagggaaatttgtgtcatatcggatcgccatccaggaattctaaacgcggtggtggttgacattcccggacatacaaagttgcaccatcgatggtgcatgaggcacttttgtgcaaacttctatagggcatgtggtatcaaggagctggccgatgatcttcaagattgttgtctcgctttcaccaacaagcggtttgccacattgttcaatgcattgctcagacacaagaaacttgaccccggTGGTCTTGAATTTCTCAATAGGAACATTGTcgaaaggaatatgtgggcacgtGCTTTCGATTAAGATGGCCGGAGGtatggtcaaatgacaagcaatatggaagaatgcttcaataaggtgctcaagggtgtgcgtgcattacccgtgacggcaatatttcaatacacatttgacaagatgaatggatATGATCATGTGCCATCTATGTGAATCACAAAACATAAAAAGCACTTTGTATTTGAAAACATCAgatagtgcagcgcctaagggtaCGGCGCCACACTACTCAGTGCAGCGCCTCTTCCTTAGGCGCTGCATACTGACTTAGCAAATTTTTGGGTGCAAAAGCTACTGGAacgcttctgttgctctctggactggcaTGTCCAGGTGTGCAGCGCCCAAGGGAGAGGCGCCACACACCACAGTGCAGAAAAGGCTCGCGGGGCGCAAGAGGAGGACTCGGCCcatgacaagaaggggaaatggcctcgcTCTACTCAGTAGGGACTTCGCTTCGCTGCACTCGTCGGCATAAAATTTgtaatgaatgtgtcgtgaaccATGTCATACTAACGTTTGAATTGTCTTAAGTTATGAACTCATCGGCATAAAATTTGTGTTTGTTCAAATTGCTGTGATGCTGCAATCATTGTAAGTATTATGTTGTTCCGGTGAAATGAATGTGCTGTAAACTCTGTTTTTTCAGTAAACAGCCGTGCAGCGCCCAGAACACAGGCGCTGCACTATACCATGCAGCGCCCAAGGGATAGGCGTCAcacagtacagtgcagcgcctgtCTGTTGGACGCTGCACTATGACTTGGTAATTTTCGTGGATGGTCAGTGCTGAAAGCCTTCTGTGGCCCTCTGGATAGCCATGGCCAGGTCGGCAATGCCTATGAGACGGGCGCTGCACTGTACTGTGCAGCGCCTAGGCGTTGGGCGTCACACAGTACAGTGCAGCGCTTGTCTGTTGGGCGCTGCAGTGTTGTTAACTGCCAAACTGCAGAAACAGATGCCATTTTGGCCTCATGCAGCACAGACATAACTTGCTACAACATAAATAAAATTACTGTAGACTGCACACACTGAACAAAGACaactaataacttgaacatcacatcatttaggacaattcaacattactactagttcgcaaacacaaataccacactagtaagaattcaccaacatataacataacctcacaagttcatcGACCTAATGAAACGGCTACAAGAGCACTAGCAAACACAAGCACTACTGCCTTCCGCGCGTGTTCCTGGTGCCACGCCTGcaggcaatcttcttcttcctggcTGGACAAGCCTCCTCTTCCTGCacttcctcctccacctccgcctccgcctcatgatccaagctagccatccgcgaggtccctacgaccacctttgggttgcctctgttgtcaaagtcgttgggcgtgtaccggcgtctgggctgcctaggcttgaacacataTGGGGACCGAAGTTGAGCGtccgccaaagtcatgtcatcatcaagctcatggccctatcacacaatcaaacaatatggtgaagactggcgtcgtaatcaagtgagaatcacatctaaaggaTTAGTCATGCCTCTTGGGTGACCACGCCATCATCATCCAGataagcatatgaggaactcacatcgtccccctgatggtgagatgaggggtctgatggtgtaccagacctagaggcagatggttcatcaaattcgggatcacggcaaccgagaagattcgataaccgccttaacttcctggcctgacgctgtaacatgaacaagtgtgGAAGATATCAAACTCCGcaacatagactggctctcatagtgaatgcgatatgtaccttgaggaatgctcgtagtgaaccatcatcattgcctTTTCCAGCCGGTGTGttctccagaatagactggctctcatcagctgctttcttgatctcgcTGCGCTGCGGATGAGAAAGAATGAACACGTTAGCCATTCAGACATGTGTAATACGGCCAACGGGAAAGTAAAGAaggaacactttaccacatagttaatcaccggaacagcagggactccttgccctaccccgacatctctgttgtacttcccctttgatagatcctcaaagttcacgggttcttcaagaatatcctcattatatgccggcgggcatatctcaactcgagtattttcaagaagccatcgtatgtagttatcaaaagcaagtgGGTTATGCTCACGAAGCTGGGCGCGTGCACTGCTACGAGCTTGCTCCATGcaaagctggaagcgggtaacatacgaagcatgatgcttgtcccagtcctttatctttcgctgccttctcctgtccaacctgcaTGGTACAATACCAAACATTAGCAAAATCAAGAAGGACTGACGATGCTTAGTCAATAcgctctcttacctatgaagtgctttgtccGTATCCACCCATtccggcgggtgaggctggaacagaccaaactgacgaaacacgcgatgtggcaaatgaaactcaacagcccagttgcatatcactaggcaccgcataagccagagatccctatcccgcaagcacatcgggttgatgCTAAACTCCGGGGTGTACCCAAGTCTGTCATccgcgccatatggctgccattccacctatgaaaTAGGGCAACAATGCAAAATTGGTGACTTTTTTTCTGGCAAACATGAGAAATGACTGAAGTAATGACCTCgttacctgctcaggcgtaatcgtgtccaactcggcaacgtacttctggtacatgagattgacatcgttcgtcatctcggaaaccacatcccacgtgtaagcccaagtggggcgccgtaattcgtcatgttcatcttcataccaaggattaaacctgacgctcttcgggcgtccaacaggcagacgctcccagctccatacagaaagtagcagcatattaccaccaatgcctgcactatctgtgatcctgcaacacgcatcgtccagctgcatatgaaagaaaaacaatgttaacttgacagcaagcttgcattgctaatgaagaaatgagttgatcacaaaacagaccaactacctgtcggtacaagtaggcaagagtcgctgaaccccagctccatttgctatcgaagacggtcaacgccttcagccacatccatggagcgttcttgccagtggagtcaggaaacaaagtcctcgacacaacataccacatgtagacacgagcatgtgtctggatcacatcatcagtggcatccggagggcacgtcgcaaagtgagtttgaatccacgtgaaagcagctccggctgctttcctttccctcttcttcttctcttctccctcctctacatcagcctcagcctcagtaggagccataccgataagagcaatcatctgctcgcgccacccatcagaatcggtgctcatacagagaggcatcccgtcgatagcaagaccggtgatcaacgagacatcctcgagcgtcacggtcatctccccagtccgaagatggaaactatgcgtctccggcctccaccgatcagcaagagcggacaccagtggagcgttcagattcggcgtggaccggctgaccaactgaatccacgggagtagtcctgcctgcttgatgtacggtgtgtaccgctcatcgtaaggcatggcaggaccagagaccccgtgataccgaatcttcaaaggttcaagcttctgcaaaaaacaagtaatgacaaatcttagggcatgtaaatttcaacttagggcaaatttgcaaaatatttagattactcgttattaccatctccttctcgcgcatcatgtaggcccggtgtttcgtgtcgtagacatcgtcgagaagccaaaccatccttacaaattacaaacaataaacatatatgagttcatctcaaatatcggtaaacactcaacatttcatatgtgttcatctaaacatctcataggtattcatctacaagaatctcaacatctccttctcacacaatgaataaatGGTTGTAAATTATCATATATATCTAGTATGTCATATGTGTTCAAGTAAATCAACAtctcatatttcaaataaactaaacatttcatatatatctaaaaaaactcaacatctcacatatagctacaaaactcaacatctcataattatctacaaaactaggcatctcatatatacCTAAAAAAATTACAATCTaggtttcactaacaagaatcatatagtgtgtgtggggggggatcAAAGGTTCCACCTAATCTTGGGCAAACAAAGATCCAAACCAAGCAAATCAAAGGTTCCACCTAATCTTGGGCAAATCCCTAAAATTGCAATGCATTtacggaggaaaagaaagggaatggaggagtttacctagtaggagGGATTGGAGATCGAATCCGGGCCTCAAAACGTCAGATCTGAGAGGGGTGTGGGGGGGATCCGAAGggggcgccgccgccaccgctctcTGTAAACAGAGCAAGAGAAAGAGGGAGAAGAACTGCTGGGAGGGGCTGGCCCGATGCGGCTTAAGTCAATGTGCAGCGCCTAAGAGACGGGCGCTACACATTACAAGTGTGGTGCCTAAGCCTtaggcgctgcagtgctgtctgtggagccgcaactggaccagggctgccacgctggcaggaggtgcgacgcctaaggcagaggcgctgcatagtagtgtgcggcgcctagctgtcgggcgccacacgaaagggtcagcagagtgaatttttttcgaaaccaggtcagtttgtgatttgatttcgtcctcaggtcaaatatgtgatttctgcctcCGTTTTGTGTGTGGTCATTTTTCTCCCCTGCTTGTAGACGTGGGCGTAGGCTTAGATTTTGTGATGTAGGTGGTGGAGGTAGTTGTAGTGGTAGTTGTAGGGGTTGATTTCCCTATCTATTTTAGTTGTAGATGGTCCGGCCTGGGTTTTTGCCTGCTTTTGCGTTGTAGTTTTTGTAGTTGTAGGTGGCTGCGCATGTTTGCCCGTGTACTGGAATTCGTCATGATTTTTTTCCTTGGTGGCTGAGGTTTGTCTGAATTTGTTTGCAGGAATCTCTCTGAATTTCATACTTCTCTTACAGCCTTTCATGCTTCTCTTACAGTGTCCCTCCAGAATTACAGTGTAACTTACCCCGCATAATTACTGTGCATCCCCATGCAGATTTGCAATGTAATTTAACCAACAGTTACATCGTAATTTAACTAGCATTTTCAGTATTTTTACCCCATAGTTGCAGTGTAATTTGTCCTAGTAGTACTATGTAACCCCCGTCCCCCCTCCCCTAATTGCAGTGGATATGCCCAGTTTTTCAGTGTAATATGGCATATAATCACTATGTAATTTAACCAACAATTACAGTGTAATTTAATCAGAATTTACATTGTTTTTAACCCATAATTGCAGTGTAATTTGTCCTATTAGTATTgtgtagtccccccccccccccccccccccccccacctatttTTATTTTTGTAATTTACTGTGTAATTTGTCCAAGAATCACTATGTAATATGTGCTAGATTTACACTGTAATACGTCCCTAATTACAGTTTATTTGTGCTAGAATCACTGTGTAAATATGGCATAGATTTACACTGTAGTTTCCCCTGCAGTATGATCAAGGAGAGATAAGCATTTTTTACAGTGTAATATTTCCCTTTTTACAGTGTAATTCTCATGCTTCTCTTATTTTGTTTTTACTATGTAATTTGTCATAGAATTACTGTGCTATGTCCTACATTTACATCGTTATATGTCCCTAATTATAGTGTAATTATCTTGCTTCTTCTGTTGATGTTGTCTCATGTTGGTCATGTTGAGCTTTTCTGTAGGCCGGGAATCGCCTGGTAATTTTTGTTGTTGCTATCTGTAGGTGTTTAATCCCCCTTTTGTGCCATGATTTACTTCTAGGGGAGGGCATGAATTCTGAGTTTATTTTCAATGTATTTTTTGTGTCATCTTATTTCAGTGTTGGATGTTGGGTTAGTTTATTCAGTGTTGTTGTTTGCAGTGTAATTCATGTCAGAGTTACAGTGTCTTTTTTGTGCTAGTCTTACACTGCATTTGTCCAGTACTTGCAGTGTAATAAACCTTTTTTGGGGGAGCTATTGATGTCCAGTACTTCATTGTAACGTTTTCGTCTAGTGATGTTGTCTAATTGTGTTGCTCATGTGAAGCTTTATCTCGTAGGCCGTGATTTTTCCTAGGTGTTTTGATTTTTGTACCATGAATGTTGGTTAAGGatgtatttttgttctagtattacAATGTAATTTCTCTTATTTTTTACAGTGTAATTGTGCTAGTTTTACAGTGTAAATCCACTCATTTATAGTGTAAATCCACTCATTTACATTATCTTTAGTTTTTACACTGTAGTTGTGATAGTTTTTACTGTGTAATTCTGCTAGCTTTACAGTGTAATTACAGTGTATTTTTTGCCTAATACTTACAGTGTAATTGTGCTAGTTTTTACAGTGTAATTGTGCTAGGTTTACAGTGTATTTTTGTCTAATACTTATAGTGTAATCATGCTAGTTTTTACAGAGCAATTGTGCTAGTTTTACAGTGTAATTACAGTCTTTTTGTCCAGTTCTTACAGTGTAATATAACCCATTTTTTCAGTGTTATTTTTTAGTTTTAATTGGATGCCTTTCATTGttacttatattttctttttccttttttgtgaTCCTTCCTTTTTCGTAGGTTTAAATGGGCAAGCTACGAAAAGCTTCTCATTGGGATGTTCCTGTAGTATCATCTCTAGATAGTGCAGATTCTGGGGGTGAACCATTTGTGCCTAATGATTTTGCAGAAGATGGTTGTTACCCTGTGTCTATGCTAATTATTTATTTTGTGCTTCTTTTAATTTAGTTTTATTGCCCCTCATTTTTTGGGGGTTGTCTTATTTCCTTTATTGGTTGCTTCTGCAGGAATTATCTGATGACGAAGGAGGGCTTGACAAAGCTCTTCTGAAGTTCTATCTTAATCAAGTATGTTTTATTTTTATCTAGGACTTTTCATTCTTGTtccatttttttacatttttttctcTTCTCTTGCGTGATAGTtgtgtttttcttctttttcagaAAGTAGAATGCTTGAAGAGGAAATTATCATCTGCTTCAAGGAGGAATGTG
This DNA window, taken from Triticum aestivum cultivar Chinese Spring chromosome 1D, IWGSC CS RefSeq v2.1, whole genome shotgun sequence, encodes the following:
- the LOC123160098 gene encoding uncharacterized protein yields the protein MVWLLDDVYDTKHRAYMMREKEMKLEPLKIRYHGVSGPAMPYDERYTPYIKQAGLLPWIQLAEADVEEGEEKKKRERKAAGAAFTWIQTHFATCPPDATDDVIQTHARVYMWYVVSRTLFPDSTGKNAPWMWLKALTVFDSKWSWGSATLAYLYRQLDDACCRITDSAGIGGNMLLLSVWSWERLPVGRPKSVRFNPWYEDEHDELRRPTWAYTWDVVSEMTNDVNLMYQKYVAELDTITPEQPHPPEWVDTDKALHSNYIRWLLENTRVEICPPAYNEDILEEPVNFEDLSKGKYNRDVGVGQGVPAVPVINYVLDDDMTLADAQLRSPYVFKPRQPRRRYTPNDFDNRGNPKVVVGTSRMASLDHEAEAEVEEEVQEEEACPARKKKIACRRGTRNTRGRQ